One part of the Streptomyces sp. NBC_00286 genome encodes these proteins:
- the trmB gene encoding tRNA (guanosine(46)-N7)-methyltransferase TrmB has protein sequence MSERQNTEEPRPSRPRAKGEPRFPDGPRADPAGSHFERRIRSFQPRRSRVTHGQADALQRLWPKWGLDIDGRRKIDLSDLFGNDKPVVLEIGFGMGEATAQMAAEDPETNILAVDVHTPGQGNLLNLADRKGLSNIRVANGDAIILLREMLQPDSLSGLRVYFPDPWPKKRHHKRRLIQPAFLTLAASRLKPGALLHCATDWEPYAEVMLEVLSAHPDFENSQPDGGYAPRPDFRPLTRFESQGLDKGHVVHDLLFHRVPHSTRHDARRSTP, from the coding sequence GTGTCTGAGCGTCAAAACACCGAAGAGCCGCGCCCCTCCCGCCCCCGTGCCAAAGGCGAACCCCGCTTCCCCGACGGGCCCCGCGCCGACCCGGCCGGCTCCCACTTCGAGCGCCGGATCCGTAGCTTCCAGCCGCGCCGGAGCCGGGTCACCCATGGGCAGGCGGACGCCTTGCAGCGGCTGTGGCCCAAGTGGGGGCTGGATATCGATGGGCGGCGGAAGATCGATCTGAGCGATCTGTTCGGGAACGACAAGCCCGTCGTGCTGGAGATCGGGTTCGGGATGGGCGAGGCCACCGCGCAGATGGCCGCCGAGGATCCCGAGACCAACATCCTCGCCGTCGATGTGCACACCCCTGGCCAGGGCAACCTGCTCAATCTCGCGGACCGGAAGGGTCTGTCCAACATCCGGGTCGCCAACGGCGACGCGATCATCCTGCTCAGGGAGATGCTCCAGCCGGACTCCCTCAGCGGGCTGCGCGTCTACTTCCCGGACCCCTGGCCCAAGAAGCGCCACCACAAGCGCCGCCTGATCCAGCCGGCATTCCTCACACTCGCCGCGTCCCGCCTCAAGCCCGGTGCGCTGCTGCACTGTGCCACGGACTGGGAGCCGTACGCCGAGGTGATGCTCGAAGTCCTCAGCGCGCACCCGGACTTCGAGAACTCCCAGCCGGACGGCGGCTACGCGCCCCGCCCGGACTTCCGCCCGCTGACCCGTTTCGAGAGCCAGGGCCTGGACAAGGGCCATGTGGTGCACGACCTGCTGTTCCACCGCGTGCCGCACAGCACCCGACACGACGCCCGACGCAGCACCCCATAA
- a CDS encoding MFS transporter, translating into MSREQRGPNEKLGAVLALAGISNAGLARRVNDLGAQRGLTLRYDKTSVARWVSKGMVPQGAAPHLIAAAIGQKLGRPVPLHEIGLADADPAPEVGLAFPRDVGQAVRAATDLYRLDLAGRKAGSGGIWQSLAGSFAVSAYATPASRWLITPADSSVARDASPVDGSGAPLKVGHSDVQKLREAAEDARRWDSKYGGGDWRSSMVPECLRVEAAPLLLGAYSDEVGRALFGASAELTRLAGWMAFDTGQQEAAQRYYIQALRLARAAADVPLGGYVLASMSLQATYRGFGDEGVDLAQAALERNRGLATARTMSFFSLVEARAHARAGDAQAAGGALKAAEGWLERARDGDQDPSWLGFYSYDRFAADAAECYRDLKAPRQVRRFTEQALSKPTEEFVRSHGLRLVVSAVAELESGNLDAACEQGVRAVEVAGRISSARTTEYVKDLLHRLEPYGDEPRVVELRERARPLLVAPA; encoded by the coding sequence ATGTCCAGGGAGCAACGCGGGCCGAACGAAAAACTCGGCGCCGTTCTCGCCCTCGCGGGAATCAGCAACGCAGGCCTCGCCCGTCGCGTCAACGATCTTGGCGCACAGCGCGGACTGACTCTTCGCTATGACAAGACCTCGGTGGCGAGATGGGTGTCGAAGGGCATGGTGCCGCAGGGTGCCGCCCCGCATCTCATCGCCGCGGCCATCGGCCAGAAGCTCGGCCGGCCCGTACCGCTCCACGAGATCGGTCTGGCGGACGCGGATCCCGCCCCGGAAGTGGGCCTCGCCTTCCCCCGTGACGTAGGACAGGCCGTGCGCGCCGCGACGGACCTGTACCGTCTCGACCTCGCCGGGCGCAAAGCCGGCTCCGGAGGCATCTGGCAGTCGCTGGCCGGTTCGTTCGCGGTGAGCGCGTACGCGACTCCCGCCTCCCGGTGGCTGATAACCCCGGCCGACAGTTCGGTGGCCCGCGACGCGAGCCCGGTGGACGGCTCCGGAGCACCGCTGAAAGTCGGCCACAGCGACGTACAGAAGCTGCGTGAGGCCGCCGAGGACGCCAGGCGCTGGGACTCCAAGTACGGAGGCGGCGACTGGCGTTCGTCCATGGTGCCCGAGTGCTTGCGAGTGGAGGCGGCACCGCTGCTGCTCGGCGCGTACTCGGACGAGGTGGGCCGGGCGTTGTTCGGCGCCTCGGCCGAACTGACCCGCCTTGCCGGGTGGATGGCCTTCGACACCGGCCAGCAGGAGGCCGCCCAGCGGTACTACATCCAGGCCCTGCGTCTCGCGCGCGCGGCTGCCGATGTGCCTCTAGGGGGCTACGTACTCGCCTCCATGTCCCTCCAAGCGACGTACCGCGGCTTCGGCGACGAGGGCGTCGACCTCGCCCAGGCCGCCCTGGAGCGCAACCGTGGCCTCGCGACGGCCCGCACCATGAGCTTCTTCAGCCTCGTCGAGGCACGCGCGCACGCGCGCGCGGGTGACGCCCAGGCGGCCGGCGGGGCCCTGAAGGCCGCCGAGGGCTGGCTGGAGCGGGCCCGCGACGGCGACCAGGACCCGTCGTGGCTCGGCTTCTACTCGTACGACCGTTTCGCCGCCGATGCCGCGGAGTGTTACCGCGATCTCAAGGCTCCTCGGCAGGTGCGGCGCTTCACCGAGCAGGCGTTGTCGAAGCCGACGGAGGAGTTTGTGCGGTCGCATGGGCTGCGGCTTGTGGTGTCGGCGGTTGCCGAGCTCGAGTCCGGGAACCTGGACGCGGCGTGTGAGCAGGGGGTGCGGGCGGTGGAGGTGGCGGGGCGGATTTCGTCGGCGCGCACCACCGAGTACGTGAAGGATCTTCTGCATCGGCTGGAGCCGTATGGGGATGAGCCGCGGGTTGTTGAGTTGCGGGAGAGGGCTCGGCCGTTGCTAGTCGCTCCCGCGTAG
- the lhgO gene encoding L-2-hydroxyglutarate oxidase — MPRVIVYDCDVVVVGGGIVGLSTAYAITRAAPGTRVMVLEKEPGPARHQTGRNSGVIHSGIYYRPGSLKARFAVRGAAEMVKFCAEYGIAHAVTGKLIVATERDELPRLHALVQRGRENGIPVRELGASQIAEYEPEVRGLAAIHVATTGVCDFVGVARQLAEASGATIRYGAEVTYIDRRPDLGVAVRTGDGDVVRARVLVNCAGLHCDEIARLAGDEPGMRIVPFRGEYYSLARPWLVKGLVYPVPDPAFPFLGVHLTRGIDGGVHIGPNAVPALAREGYDWRTVRARELGATLAWPGAWRIARRHWRYGGGELRRSVSKRAFAEAVGRLLPAVTSDDLVPASAGVRAQAVLRDGTLVDDFLLREGARTVHVLNAPSPAATASLPIGREVGRRVLVALGRA, encoded by the coding sequence GTGCCGCGCGTGATCGTTTATGACTGTGATGTGGTCGTGGTCGGCGGGGGGATCGTCGGGCTGTCCACGGCCTATGCGATTACGCGGGCCGCGCCGGGGACTCGGGTGATGGTGCTGGAGAAGGAGCCGGGGCCGGCTCGGCACCAGACGGGGCGTAACAGCGGGGTGATCCACAGCGGGATCTACTACCGGCCGGGGTCGCTCAAGGCGCGGTTTGCCGTGCGGGGCGCGGCCGAGATGGTCAAGTTCTGTGCGGAGTACGGGATCGCGCATGCCGTGACGGGGAAGCTGATCGTCGCCACGGAGCGGGACGAGTTGCCTCGGCTGCATGCGCTGGTGCAGCGGGGGCGGGAGAACGGGATTCCGGTACGGGAGCTGGGGGCGTCCCAGATCGCCGAGTACGAACCGGAGGTGCGGGGGCTCGCCGCCATTCACGTCGCCACGACCGGGGTCTGCGACTTCGTGGGGGTCGCTCGGCAGCTTGCGGAGGCTTCGGGGGCGACGATTCGGTACGGGGCGGAGGTCACGTACATCGATCGGCGGCCTGACCTCGGGGTCGCCGTGCGTACGGGCGATGGGGACGTCGTACGCGCGCGTGTGCTCGTCAACTGTGCGGGGCTGCACTGTGACGAGATCGCTCGGCTTGCTGGGGACGAGCCTGGGATGCGGATCGTGCCGTTCCGGGGTGAGTACTACTCGCTGGCGCGGCCTTGGCTGGTGAAGGGGCTGGTTTATCCGGTGCCGGATCCTGCGTTTCCGTTCCTCGGGGTGCATCTCACTCGAGGGATCGACGGGGGTGTTCATATCGGGCCGAATGCTGTGCCTGCCTTGGCCCGGGAGGGGTATGACTGGCGGACTGTGCGGGCTCGGGAGTTGGGGGCGACGCTTGCCTGGCCGGGGGCTTGGCGGATTGCTCGGCGGCATTGGCGGTATGGCGGGGGTGAGCTGCGGCGGTCGGTGTCGAAGAGGGCGTTTGCTGAGGCTGTGGGGCGGTTGTTGCCTGCGGTGACCTCGGATGACCTGGTTCCGGCTTCTGCGGGGGTTCGGGCGCAGGCGGTTCTTCGGGACGGCACGTTGGTCGACGACTTCCTTCTGCGGGAGGGGGCTCGGACGGTTCATGTGCTGAACGCGCCGTCGCCTGCGGCTACCGCTTCGCTGCCGATTGGGCGTGAGGTTGGGCGGAGGGTTCTGGTGGCGTTGGGGCGGGCGTAA
- a CDS encoding PrsW family intramembrane metalloprotease, whose translation MSTSPPYPAYPPYPPPPGTPAGGTRRHTHWWRRRWVRYGALITLLALSGLVILALVREQTGTEGFLVGLGLAVLPVPLLIAAFRWLDRVEPGPWRNLTFAFAWGACAAALIAIVANSFATRWIATATADPSSADTIGATVIAPVVEETAKAAAVLLVFLFRRRDFTGIVDGVVIAGVTATGFAFTENILYLGTAFGTDQLSSGDGGIASVTAATFFVRVIMSPFAHPLFTVLTGIGFGIAALSADRQHIRRVLLPFTGLLLAMGMHALWNGSSTFGTYGFFAVYAAFMVPAFGLLTWLAIWTRQRELGTIRTELPAYAMAGWLTVPEPFVLGSMKARKLAREWATHHGGRPAGRAVAEYEAYATSLAFLRHRGRRGRAGTDFVVRERELLHELWARRELARPALAYAARATAPPPAPPPWPTYGNTYGNSYGQGSPYPAYNPYRN comes from the coding sequence GTGTCCACCAGTCCCCCGTACCCGGCGTACCCGCCGTACCCCCCACCCCCCGGCACCCCCGCCGGAGGCACCCGGCGGCATACACACTGGTGGCGCCGCAGGTGGGTGCGTTACGGCGCGCTGATCACCCTGCTCGCCCTCTCCGGTCTGGTCATCCTGGCCCTGGTCCGCGAACAGACCGGTACCGAGGGCTTTTTGGTGGGCCTCGGCCTCGCCGTACTGCCCGTCCCGCTGCTGATCGCCGCGTTCCGCTGGCTGGACCGGGTCGAACCGGGGCCCTGGCGGAACCTGACGTTCGCGTTCGCCTGGGGGGCCTGCGCGGCGGCGCTGATAGCGATCGTGGCGAACAGTTTCGCCACGCGTTGGATAGCCACCGCCACCGCGGACCCCTCCAGCGCCGACACGATCGGCGCGACCGTCATAGCACCCGTCGTGGAGGAGACCGCGAAGGCCGCCGCCGTCTTACTCGTGTTCCTGTTCCGCAGACGGGACTTCACCGGGATCGTCGACGGCGTGGTGATCGCCGGAGTCACCGCGACCGGCTTCGCGTTCACCGAGAACATCCTCTACCTCGGCACCGCCTTCGGCACCGACCAGCTGAGCAGCGGTGACGGCGGCATCGCCTCCGTCACCGCCGCCACCTTCTTCGTACGCGTGATCATGTCGCCCTTCGCGCATCCGCTGTTCACCGTGCTCACCGGCATCGGCTTCGGCATCGCGGCGCTCTCCGCGGACCGCCAGCACATACGACGCGTACTGCTGCCCTTCACGGGCCTGCTGCTGGCGATGGGCATGCATGCTCTCTGGAACGGCTCGTCGACCTTCGGCACGTACGGCTTCTTCGCGGTGTACGCGGCGTTCATGGTGCCCGCGTTCGGCCTGCTGACCTGGCTGGCCATCTGGACCCGGCAGCGCGAACTCGGCACGATCCGCACCGAACTGCCCGCGTACGCGATGGCGGGCTGGCTGACGGTTCCCGAGCCGTTCGTGCTCGGCTCGATGAAGGCGCGGAAGCTGGCCCGCGAGTGGGCCACGCATCACGGAGGGCGGCCTGCGGGGCGGGCGGTCGCGGAGTACGAGGCGTACGCGACCTCTCTCGCGTTCCTCCGCCACCGGGGGCGCCGCGGCCGCGCGGGCACCGATTTCGTCGTACGGGAACGGGAGTTGCTCCACGAGCTCTGGGCCCGCCGCGAGCTGGCCCGCCCCGCACTGGCGTACGCGGCCCGGGCCACGGCTCCTCCTCCGGCGCCGCCGCCGTGGCCGACGTACGGGAACACCTACGGGAACTCGTACGGCCAAGGGTCGCCCTACCCGGCGTACAACCCCTACCGGAACTAG